The following proteins come from a genomic window of Acidobacteriota bacterium:
- a CDS encoding BamA/TamA family outer membrane protein yields MLAAIAWCALGAVLVMPAEASGQEPPPATREAALRATREAKAQRVTPYKPGNLETWIEKLENDRILEDWLSIGNGRYYLKFGGITTGAGFGLGPGVRLRRLAGGAIDVNGFAVLSHRRYLLAQGSVVAPRLADTRVQIGALVRRKYFPQEDFFGIGPGSHRPDRVNYTYKEGAVGAFAGFDLVPALHGEARVEYLMPGVAGGKDTLMPSIEARFDDATAPGLAAQPDFLMSRASLDLNYATPSGNPRHGGRYTAAVSRFSDRSTGRYTFNRFDIDVRQYVPFLKDRRVLVFRALASLSDTPPGRDVPFYFQQTLGGSTTLRGFRDYRFRDRNLLLLQAEYRWEILPALDAALFYDAGKVAPRPSGLDIDDLQSDYGFGFRFGTNRGVFLRVDAAFGSRDGKRYFIKFGHVF; encoded by the coding sequence ATGCTGGCCGCGATCGCATGGTGCGCGCTCGGGGCCGTGCTCGTCATGCCGGCCGAGGCCTCCGGCCAGGAGCCGCCGCCGGCAACGCGCGAGGCGGCGCTCCGCGCCACGCGCGAAGCGAAGGCGCAGCGGGTCACCCCCTACAAGCCGGGCAACCTGGAAACGTGGATCGAAAAGCTCGAGAACGATCGCATCCTCGAGGACTGGCTCAGCATCGGTAACGGGCGCTACTACTTGAAATTCGGTGGCATCACCACCGGCGCGGGATTCGGGCTCGGCCCGGGCGTCCGCCTGCGGCGGCTTGCCGGCGGCGCCATCGACGTGAACGGGTTCGCCGTGTTGTCGCACCGCCGGTACCTGCTGGCCCAGGGCTCGGTTGTCGCGCCGCGGCTGGCCGACACGCGCGTGCAGATAGGCGCGCTGGTGCGGCGGAAATATTTTCCGCAGGAGGACTTTTTCGGGATCGGGCCCGGCTCGCACCGGCCGGATCGCGTCAACTACACGTACAAAGAGGGCGCCGTGGGCGCGTTCGCCGGGTTCGACCTGGTGCCGGCGCTGCACGGCGAGGCGCGGGTCGAGTACCTCATGCCGGGCGTCGCGGGCGGCAAGGACACGCTGATGCCATCGATCGAAGCGCGCTTCGACGATGCGACCGCGCCGGGCCTGGCCGCGCAGCCCGATTTCCTGATGTCGCGGGCGTCGCTGGATCTGAACTACGCCACGCCGTCCGGCAACCCCCGGCACGGCGGCCGCTACACGGCGGCGGTCTCCCGTTTCAGCGATCGCTCCACCGGCCGCTACACGTTCAACAGGTTCGACATCGACGTCCGCCAGTACGTCCCGTTCCTCAAGGACCGCCGCGTCCTGGTGTTCCGCGCGCTCGCGTCGCTGTCCGATACGCCGCCGGGCCGCGACGTGCCGTTCTACTTCCAGCAGACGCTCGGCGGCAGCACGACGCTGCGCGGCTTCCGCGATTACCGCTTCCGCGATCGCAACCTGCTGCTGCTCCAGGCGGAGTACCGGTGGGAGATCCTGCCCGCGCTCGACGCGGCGTTGTTCTACGACGCGGGCAAGGTGGCGCCGCGCCCGTCCGGCCTCGATATCGACGACCTTCAGAGCGACTACGGGTTCGGGTTCCGCTTCGGCACCAACCGCGGCGTGTTCCTGCGCGTCGACGCCGCGTTCGGCAGCCGCGACGGCAAACGCTACTTCATCAAGTTCGGCCATGTGTTCTAA
- a CDS encoding transketolase → MNSIDTLRNIATELRIDSIRSTTQAGSGHPTTCLSAAEIMAALFFAEMRYDPRNPRDPHNDRLVLSKGHAAPILYAAWAQAGLFPREQLKTLREIGSDLEGHPTPRLSFVDVATGSLGQGACAAVGTALNARRIKSDYRTYMLLGDGESSEGSVWEAAQAAAHFKLDNLCGITDVNAYGQSRPTPWGHDPRPLAERWRAFGWHALEVDGHDLQALLDALRDARAQKGRPTMILARTLKGKGVSLFEDKDNWHGKPLRKGDEADGAVRELEAQLITGAPKAEPPASPAAPAAPAEKVGNPGLMPPPAYKMGQEVATREAYGTALAALARIDSRVVALDADVKNSTFSDRFERESPDRFYQMFIAEQVMVGAAMGLAARGAIPFPSTFACFLSRAADFVRMLGISDLNVKLAGSHAGVSIGEDGPSQMALEDLAMMRAVPNCHVLYPSDAVSTERLVALAAYTAGPAYIRTTRPKTPVIYESGETFPIGGSKVLRESGDDAITIVAAGVTVFEALKAHDVLATEGIRARVIDAYSVQPIDEATLVRCGRATRNTIVTVEDHYIHGGLGDAVSEAVSPEGITVHRLGIREVPRSGRPDELLDRFGISARAIADKVRSLVAVQAP, encoded by the coding sequence ATGAACTCGATTGATACCCTGAGAAATATCGCCACCGAGCTTCGGATCGATTCGATCCGTTCAACGACGCAGGCCGGCAGCGGTCACCCGACGACGTGCCTGTCAGCAGCCGAAATCATGGCGGCGCTCTTCTTCGCCGAGATGCGCTACGACCCCCGCAACCCGCGGGACCCGCACAACGATCGCCTCGTGCTGTCGAAGGGGCATGCGGCGCCGATCCTGTACGCCGCATGGGCGCAAGCGGGGCTGTTCCCCCGCGAGCAGCTGAAGACGCTGCGCGAGATCGGCTCCGATCTCGAGGGACATCCGACGCCGAGGCTGAGTTTCGTGGACGTGGCGACCGGCTCGCTCGGCCAGGGGGCGTGCGCGGCGGTGGGCACCGCGCTCAACGCGCGCCGCATCAAGTCGGATTACCGCACGTACATGCTGCTCGGCGACGGTGAGTCCTCCGAGGGTTCGGTCTGGGAGGCGGCGCAAGCCGCAGCGCACTTCAAGCTGGACAACCTGTGCGGTATCACCGACGTGAACGCGTACGGCCAGAGCCGCCCGACGCCGTGGGGCCACGACCCGCGCCCGCTCGCCGAGCGATGGCGCGCGTTCGGCTGGCATGCCCTCGAGGTGGACGGCCACGATCTCCAGGCGTTGCTTGACGCCCTGCGCGACGCGCGCGCGCAGAAGGGCCGGCCCACGATGATCCTGGCGCGCACGCTGAAGGGCAAAGGCGTCAGCCTGTTCGAGGACAAAGACAACTGGCACGGCAAGCCGCTCAGGAAAGGCGACGAGGCGGACGGCGCCGTGAGAGAGCTCGAGGCGCAGCTCATCACGGGAGCGCCGAAGGCCGAACCACCCGCATCGCCGGCCGCGCCGGCCGCGCCCGCCGAGAAGGTTGGCAATCCGGGTCTGATGCCGCCGCCCGCCTACAAGATGGGGCAGGAGGTGGCGACGCGCGAGGCCTACGGCACCGCGCTGGCCGCCCTCGCCCGCATCGATTCGCGCGTGGTGGCGCTCGATGCCGACGTCAAGAACTCGACATTCAGCGATCGCTTCGAAAGGGAAAGCCCGGATCGCTTCTACCAGATGTTCATCGCCGAGCAGGTGATGGTGGGCGCCGCCATGGGGCTCGCCGCGCGTGGCGCGATCCCGTTTCCGTCCACGTTCGCGTGCTTCCTGTCGCGCGCGGCGGACTTCGTCCGCATGCTCGGCATCTCGGACCTCAACGTGAAGCTCGCCGGCTCGCACGCCGGCGTGTCGATCGGCGAGGACGGGCCGTCGCAGATGGCGCTCGAGGACCTGGCGATGATGCGGGCCGTTCCGAATTGCCACGTGCTGTACCCGTCCGATGCCGTCAGCACCGAGCGCCTCGTCGCGCTCGCCGCATACACGGCGGGCCCTGCCTACATCCGGACGACCCGGCCGAAGACGCCGGTCATTTATGAATCGGGCGAGACGTTCCCGATTGGCGGGTCCAAGGTGCTGCGCGAATCCGGCGATGATGCGATCACGATCGTGGCGGCCGGCGTGACGGTCTTCGAGGCGCTCAAGGCCCACGACGTCCTCGCGACGGAGGGGATTCGCGCGCGCGTGATCGACGCCTACTCGGTGCAGCCGATCGATGAGGCCACCCTCGTGCGCTGCGGCCGCGCCACGCGCAATACGATCGTGACGGTCGAGGATCACTACATTCATGGCGGCCTCGGCGACGCGGTGAGCGAGGCCGTGTCTCCCGAGGGCATCACCGTCCACCGCCTCGGCATCCGCGAGGTGCCGCGCAGCGGCAGGCCCGACGAGCTGCTCGATCGCTTCGGCATCTCGGCGCGGGCGATCGCCGACAAGGTCCGCAGCCTTGTGGCGGTGCAGGCCCCCTGA
- a CDS encoding thioredoxin domain-containing protein: MHWRPWSEEAFRASAESGRPILLFITVGWSRACSSMARTTFGDSKVSALADRECIPVRVDADLRPDVAERYALDGWPTTLLLTDDGEILQGGTYFEPEPLAQLLQRTSASYRAARAEISRRAGVARLDRESHSGPAHAPGSPDPVEDIAAFLLGRSDPTLGGFAGAPKFLHADTAIFFLRCDAPETRAAARLALDAADRALCGPDGAMFRFALGEDWSSAVRELTAENQAAAIRAFAEGSVRLDRRYLGALRRASDFARQAWFEEAGRRSHMARRTPHLAHSPALQTDSGADLAGACLAAARVLDDPELGRASLALLERIALETYLPGRGVRHFDDPSAPVLLADHVATVSALLDAHDATGELPYSMLAEELGRYLIAAFFDEERAAFRDRVHDAHDVGRLSEPAYPYRLNARAAQALGRLGAASSDPALREMAGRVLTWTAAGWREHGLDAASCGIAALDLIDWPNS; encoded by the coding sequence GTGCATTGGCGTCCATGGTCTGAAGAGGCGTTCCGCGCGTCGGCGGAAAGCGGCCGGCCGATCCTGCTCTTCATCACGGTGGGATGGAGCCGCGCGTGTTCGAGCATGGCGCGCACCACATTCGGCGACTCGAAGGTGTCGGCGCTCGCGGATCGCGAGTGCATCCCCGTACGCGTGGACGCCGACCTGCGGCCTGACGTCGCGGAACGCTACGCGCTCGACGGCTGGCCGACGACGCTCCTGCTGACCGACGACGGAGAGATTCTCCAGGGGGGCACCTACTTCGAGCCCGAGCCGCTGGCGCAGCTCCTGCAGCGGACCAGCGCGTCCTACCGCGCCGCCCGCGCCGAGATTTCGCGCCGCGCCGGCGTCGCGCGCCTGGACCGGGAGTCGCATTCGGGACCGGCACACGCGCCGGGATCCCCGGACCCTGTCGAAGACATCGCGGCCTTTCTCCTCGGACGGTCCGACCCGACGTTGGGCGGATTTGCCGGCGCGCCGAAGTTCCTCCACGCGGACACCGCCATCTTCTTCCTTCGCTGCGATGCGCCGGAGACACGCGCCGCCGCGCGGCTGGCGCTCGACGCCGCCGATCGCGCGCTGTGCGGACCGGACGGTGCGATGTTCCGCTTCGCCCTAGGCGAGGACTGGTCCTCCGCCGTGAGGGAACTGACGGCGGAGAACCAGGCGGCGGCGATCCGGGCGTTCGCCGAGGGCTCCGTCAGGCTCGACCGGCGGTATCTCGGTGCGCTCCGCCGGGCGTCGGACTTTGCGCGCCAGGCGTGGTTCGAGGAGGCGGGCCGCAGGTCGCACATGGCACGTCGCACGCCGCACCTGGCGCATAGCCCCGCGCTGCAGACCGATTCGGGCGCGGACCTCGCGGGCGCGTGCCTGGCGGCCGCGCGGGTTCTCGACGACCCGGAACTCGGGCGCGCTTCGCTCGCGCTGCTCGAACGCATCGCGCTCGAGACGTACCTGCCGGGGCGTGGTGTGCGGCATTTCGACGATCCGAGCGCGCCCGTCCTGCTGGCCGACCACGTCGCGACGGTCTCGGCATTACTCGACGCGCACGACGCCACCGGCGAGCTGCCGTATTCAATGCTGGCCGAGGAACTCGGCCGTTACCTCATCGCCGCGTTTTTCGACGAGGAGCGCGCCGCATTCCGCGATCGCGTGCACGACGCGCACGATGTCGGCCGGCTGTCCGAACCGGCATATCCGTACCGGCTCAACGCGCGCGCGGCACAGGCGCTCGGCCGGCTCGGAGCCGCGTCGTCGGACCCGGCTCTGCGCGAGATGGCCGGGCGCGTGTTGACCTGGACCGCAGCCGGGTGGCGCGAGCACGGGCTCGATGCAGCTTCGTGCGGGATCGCCGCGCTCGATTTGATAGACTGGCCCAACTCATGA
- a CDS encoding DUF4149 domain-containing protein, with protein sequence MVTLRYAYLLALVFWVGGLLALGGVAAPATFSALTGAHGMAGREMAGLAFGAMLRRFHLAAYVSAAIMIVSLVAIAALGPRPVRFAVRLGIVVAMLALTAYSGLVVSPRIARMQREVGGPVASLPETDPRRATFGRLHGLSTILLGVTAAGGLALLFWEARAHD encoded by the coding sequence ATGGTCACGCTGCGGTACGCGTACCTGTTGGCGCTGGTCTTCTGGGTCGGCGGGCTGCTGGCGCTTGGCGGTGTCGCGGCGCCGGCCACGTTTTCGGCGCTGACCGGCGCACACGGTATGGCCGGTCGCGAAATGGCCGGGCTGGCGTTCGGGGCGATGCTGCGGCGATTTCACCTCGCCGCGTACGTCTCGGCCGCGATCATGATCGTTTCACTCGTCGCGATCGCCGCGCTCGGCCCGCGGCCGGTGCGGTTCGCGGTGCGGCTCGGCATCGTCGTCGCGATGCTTGCGCTGACGGCCTATTCCGGCCTGGTCGTGAGCCCCCGCATCGCGCGGATGCAGCGCGAAGTCGGCGGGCCGGTCGCGTCGCTGCCCGAGACGGACCCGCGCCGCGCAACCTTCGGCCGGCTGCACGGGCTCTCGACCATTCTGCTTGGCGTGACGGCGGCCGGGGGCCTCGCGCTGTTGTTCTGGGAGGCGCGCGCGCATGACTGA
- a CDS encoding GAF domain-containing protein produces the protein MTDRAALIEREVLAQPDAAAALERAVTLLKAHVPDYTWVGVYLLAGDELVLGPFLGKPSPHTRIPLGSGICGAAATEERTIIVDDVNADARYLACSIETQSEIVVPIMRDGRVLGEIDIDSDRRAAFGERDRVLLERVAAALARKMAPDPFLRNT, from the coding sequence ATGACTGATCGTGCGGCACTCATCGAGCGCGAGGTGCTCGCGCAGCCCGACGCGGCCGCGGCGCTCGAGCGCGCGGTCACGCTGCTCAAGGCGCACGTGCCTGACTACACCTGGGTGGGCGTCTATCTTCTCGCGGGCGACGAGCTGGTCCTCGGGCCGTTTCTCGGCAAGCCGTCGCCGCACACGCGCATCCCGCTCGGCAGCGGCATCTGCGGCGCGGCCGCCACCGAAGAGCGCACGATCATCGTCGACGATGTGAACGCGGACGCGCGGTACCTGGCGTGCAGCATCGAGACGCAGTCGGAAATCGTGGTGCCGATCATGCGCGACGGGCGGGTGCTCGGCGAGATCGACATCGACAGCGACCGCCGCGCGGCGTTCGGCGAACGCGATCGGGTGCTGCTGGAGCGCGTCGCCGCCGCGCTCGCGCGGAAAATGGCTCCCGACCCCTTTTTACGAAATACGTAA
- a CDS encoding isocitrate dehydrogenase (NAD(+)), with amino-acid sequence MTHTITLIPGDGIGPEVTEAVVRVLNASGVRIDWERMDAGVTAFEKYRTSLPAELLESIHRNKIALKGPVTTPIAEGFTSVNVGLRRALDLYANLRPITNIPGVKTRFQGIDLVIVRENTEDLYSGLEHEIVPGIVESLKIITEKASTRIGRFAFEYAKANGRKRVTAIHKANIMKLGDGLFLDSVRTIARDYTEIRYDERIVDAVCMQLVMFPEKFDMLVLPNLYGDIVSDLCAGLVGGLGFAPGANIGLEAAMFEAVHGSAPDIAGQDLANPTALLLSALLMLDYIGERDAAARIRAGLYRVFEQGQVLTRDMGGMATTSELTDAICRAMDKAA; translated from the coding sequence ATGACGCATACCATTACGTTGATCCCGGGCGACGGCATCGGGCCTGAAGTGACCGAAGCGGTCGTCCGCGTCCTCAACGCCTCCGGCGTCCGAATTGACTGGGAGCGGATGGACGCGGGCGTGACCGCGTTCGAAAAGTACCGGACGTCGCTTCCCGCCGAACTGCTCGAGTCCATTCACCGGAACAAGATCGCGCTCAAGGGGCCGGTGACCACGCCCATCGCCGAAGGCTTCACGAGCGTGAACGTGGGTCTGCGCAGGGCGCTGGATCTGTACGCGAACCTGCGGCCCATCACCAACATTCCCGGCGTGAAGACCCGGTTCCAGGGCATCGACCTCGTCATTGTCCGCGAGAACACCGAGGATCTGTACTCGGGGCTCGAGCACGAGATCGTCCCCGGCATCGTCGAGAGCCTGAAGATCATCACCGAGAAGGCGTCCACGCGCATTGGCAGATTTGCGTTCGAATACGCGAAAGCCAACGGGCGGAAGCGCGTGACCGCGATCCACAAGGCCAACATCATGAAGCTCGGGGACGGCCTGTTCCTCGACAGCGTCCGCACCATAGCGCGCGACTACACCGAGATCCGCTATGACGAGCGGATCGTGGACGCGGTGTGCATGCAGCTCGTGATGTTCCCCGAGAAGTTCGACATGCTCGTCCTGCCAAACCTGTACGGCGACATCGTATCGGACCTGTGCGCGGGGCTCGTCGGCGGGCTCGGGTTCGCGCCCGGCGCGAACATCGGGCTGGAGGCGGCGATGTTCGAGGCGGTGCACGGCTCGGCGCCCGACATCGCGGGGCAGGATCTTGCGAACCCGACGGCGCTGCTGCTCTCGGCGCTGTTGATGCTCGACTACATCGGCGAGCGTGACGCCGCCGCGCGCATCCGCGCCGGGCTGTACCGCGTGTTCGAGCAGGGGCAGGTGCTCACGCGCGACATGGGCGGCATGGCGACGACTTCCGAGCTGACCGACGCGATCTGCCGCGCCATGGACAAGGCCGCGTAG
- a CDS encoding 1-acyl-sn-glycerol-3-phosphate acyltransferase translates to MQLDDITQAVLAREDVARYLRDASGEPDAKVRERVEAYLDELRTTQRYSFYRALKHPLYPILRKVERLHENIQIVQAATAAGRVIYISNHKSHLDYLVEPLVLDDHDIRPPVIAAGINLFGGPLGLLHKHVTGAIPIRRNMKDPAYLVTLKAYVSELLRQHDLLFYIEGGRSYTGELKPPKTGLLHATLQAHVDSIVIVPTAVAYDLVLEDHILPHLAQKRRSKPFTRALADMVRYAVGYESRAFVSFGPAIRFSDYDPHSRRDVLDLAHRIRDSIGRLHKVLPTAIVAAAMRPSIGRRQLEDRAAAVIEVLRANGANLLISQPARAVTEGTSLLAARNVIVIERGSRFRVRDRTVLRYYARTIQHLIASRKSATH, encoded by the coding sequence ATGCAGCTGGACGACATCACACAGGCCGTCCTGGCGCGCGAAGATGTGGCCCGGTATCTCCGGGACGCCAGCGGCGAGCCTGACGCGAAGGTCAGGGAGCGCGTCGAGGCGTATCTCGACGAGCTGCGGACGACGCAGCGCTACTCGTTTTACCGCGCGCTGAAACACCCGCTCTACCCGATCCTGCGCAAGGTCGAGCGTCTGCACGAGAACATTCAGATCGTCCAGGCGGCCACCGCCGCCGGGCGCGTCATCTACATCTCCAACCACAAGAGCCACCTGGACTACCTGGTCGAGCCGCTCGTGCTCGACGATCATGACATCCGGCCGCCGGTCATCGCGGCCGGCATCAACCTGTTCGGCGGCCCGCTCGGGCTGCTGCACAAGCATGTCACCGGCGCCATCCCCATTCGCCGCAACATGAAAGATCCGGCGTACCTCGTCACGCTGAAGGCGTACGTCTCGGAGTTGCTGCGGCAGCACGACCTGCTTTTTTATATCGAGGGGGGGCGGAGCTATACCGGCGAGCTGAAGCCGCCGAAAACGGGACTGCTGCACGCGACGCTGCAGGCACACGTGGACTCGATCGTGATCGTGCCCACGGCGGTCGCGTACGACCTGGTGCTGGAGGACCACATCCTCCCGCACCTCGCGCAGAAACGGCGGTCGAAGCCGTTCACGCGCGCGCTGGCGGACATGGTCCGTTACGCGGTCGGCTACGAGTCGCGGGCCTTCGTGTCGTTCGGGCCGGCGATCCGCTTCAGCGACTACGACCCTCACTCGCGCCGCGACGTGCTCGACCTCGCGCATCGCATCCGTGATTCGATCGGGCGGCTTCATAAGGTGCTGCCGACCGCGATCGTGGCCGCGGCGATGCGCCCGTCGATCGGCCGCCGGCAGCTCGAGGACCGCGCGGCCGCGGTCATCGAGGTGCTGCGCGCCAACGGCGCCAATCTCCTCATCTCGCAGCCGGCGCGTGCCGTCACGGAGGGCACCTCCCTCCTGGCCGCGCGCAATGTCATCGTCATCGAGCGGGGCTCGCGGTTCCGTGTTCGCGACCGGACCGTCCTTCGCTACTACGCCCGAACGATCCAGCACCTGATCGCGTCGAGAAAGTCAGCGACACACTGA
- a CDS encoding proline dehydrogenase family protein has protein sequence MIDVVSKSFFHALAGSHTLKKMASRYGVRPNGAGFARRFIAGETLEEGIAAARALEGAGMLITLDQLGESVRNTAEATAATRAYLNVIDRVAESGIERNISLKLTQLGLDIDRATCVDNLRKILEKAGALGFFVRIDMENSPYTEVTLSIFETLWQHDHRNIGVVLQSALRRSEEDARRVNALGARVRLVKGAYKEPRTVAYQQKHEVDAAFVRITEILLKDGAYPAIATHDEPMIRATNEIAARLGIGKDQYEFQMLYGIRRDLQASLIAQGYRMRIYIPFGPEWFPYFMRRLGERPANVGWVLKGIVAER, from the coding sequence ATGATAGACGTCGTTTCCAAGAGCTTTTTCCATGCACTGGCCGGCAGTCATACCCTGAAGAAGATGGCGTCGCGCTACGGCGTGCGCCCGAACGGCGCCGGGTTCGCCCGACGCTTCATCGCCGGGGAAACCCTCGAGGAAGGCATCGCCGCCGCCCGCGCGCTCGAGGGCGCGGGCATGCTGATCACGCTCGACCAGCTCGGGGAGAGCGTGCGCAACACGGCGGAGGCCACCGCCGCGACACGCGCCTACCTCAACGTGATCGACCGCGTGGCCGAATCAGGCATCGAGCGGAACATCTCGCTGAAGCTGACGCAGCTCGGGCTGGACATCGACCGCGCCACCTGCGTCGACAACCTCCGGAAGATCCTCGAGAAGGCGGGCGCGCTCGGGTTCTTCGTGCGCATCGACATGGAAAACTCGCCGTACACCGAGGTCACCCTGAGCATCTTCGAGACGCTCTGGCAGCACGACCACCGGAACATCGGCGTCGTGCTGCAATCGGCGTTGAGGCGCAGCGAAGAGGACGCGCGGCGCGTGAACGCGCTCGGCGCGAGAGTGCGCCTGGTGAAAGGGGCCTACAAGGAACCGCGGACCGTCGCGTATCAGCAGAAGCACGAGGTGGACGCGGCGTTCGTGCGCATCACGGAAATCCTGCTGAAGGACGGCGCGTACCCGGCCATCGCCACCCACGACGAGCCGATGATCCGTGCGACAAACGAGATCGCGGCGCGCCTCGGCATCGGGAAGGACCAGTACGAGTTCCAGATGCTGTACGGCATCCGGCGGGACCTCCAGGCGTCGCTCATCGCCCAGGGGTACCGCATGCGAATCTACATCCCGTTCGGACCGGAGTGGTTCCCCTACTTCATGCGCCGCCTCGGCGAGCGCCCCGCAAACGTGGGCTGGGTGCTGAAGGGAATCGTCGCGGAGCGGTAG
- a CDS encoding SDR family NAD(P)-dependent oxidoreductase: protein MHGLAGRAVAITGASAGIGAACAEALARERAAVALSARRTDRLGEIAARVAAAGGRAEIVPGDVTRRADMDALVTRAMSAFGRLDAIVCNAGIGFHGAIDDTPEDVMRRLMDVNFMGTFNAIEAALPVFRRQGSGHILIVSSIVGKRGIGFTSAYSATKAAQVGLAEGLRAELHGTGIHVSVIIPVSTRTEFHDAMKRDFGHAVSGLGPKQDAADVARSVAACLQRPRAEVYPHAMSRGLVILNAIAPGLTDRLVQKYGRRR, encoded by the coding sequence ATGCATGGGCTGGCTGGACGCGCCGTGGCCATCACGGGAGCCTCGGCGGGGATAGGCGCCGCCTGCGCCGAGGCGCTCGCGCGGGAGCGGGCGGCGGTCGCGTTGAGCGCGCGGCGGACCGACAGGCTCGGCGAGATCGCCGCGCGCGTGGCCGCCGCGGGCGGGCGCGCGGAAATCGTCCCGGGCGACGTGACGCGGCGCGCGGACATGGACGCGCTCGTCACGCGCGCGATGTCGGCCTTCGGCCGCCTGGACGCGATCGTCTGCAACGCAGGCATCGGGTTTCACGGCGCCATCGACGACACGCCGGAGGACGTCATGCGCCGGCTCATGGACGTGAACTTCATGGGCACGTTCAACGCGATCGAAGCGGCGCTCCCCGTGTTCCGCCGGCAGGGCTCCGGCCACATCCTGATCGTGTCGTCGATTGTCGGAAAGCGCGGCATCGGTTTCACGAGCGCGTACTCCGCCACGAAGGCGGCACAGGTGGGCCTGGCCGAGGGGCTGCGCGCGGAGCTGCACGGCACGGGTATCCATGTCAGCGTGATCATCCCGGTCTCCACGCGGACCGAGTTCCACGACGCGATGAAGCGAGACTTCGGGCACGCCGTGTCGGGCCTCGGCCCGAAGCAGGACGCCGCGGACGTGGCGCGATCGGTCGCCGCCTGCCTGCAGCGGCCGCGCGCCGAGGTGTATCCCCACGCGATGTCGCGCGGCCTCGTGATCCTCAACGCGATCGCGCCGGGCCTGACCGATCGCCTCGTGCAGAAGTACGGCCGGCGTCGCTGA
- a CDS encoding polynucleotide adenylyltransferase has protein sequence MTETEQSLALALEIARAVAAEPPRAPRQSTAPRALIVGGWVRDRLLNLASKDIDIEVYGVPAPRLRELLSSFGRVDTVGESFTVYKVGGLDVSLPRRESKIGRGHKGFAVTGDPGLSCEEAFRRRDFTVNAIGWDPLADRYVDPYGGRVDLERRVLRVVDPDTFGDDSLRVLRALQFAARFSLAIEPATAGLCRDIALDDLPSERIWGEVEKLLLRAGRPSIGLAYARDLGVTAKLLPELDALAGCEQEPEWHPEGDVWAHTLLVVDQARARIDDLAHACKVALMLGAVCHDLGKPATTAHIDGRIRSLDHEAMGVAPASAVLDRLNVNTIDGYDVRRQVLGMVAHHLKPGAFYKARDTVSDGAFRRLAQKVDLELLARMAKADCTGRTGLFDCSAMDWFLERARALGVEHAPPTPLVLGRHLLALGMTPGPAVGEILKQIYEKQLDGEIATSEEGLAVARELVGRK, from the coding sequence GTGACCGAGACGGAACAATCCCTCGCCCTCGCGCTGGAAATCGCGCGGGCCGTCGCCGCGGAGCCACCGCGGGCTCCTCGCCAGTCGACTGCGCCTCGCGCGCTGATCGTCGGCGGATGGGTGCGCGACCGGCTGCTGAATCTCGCGTCCAAGGACATCGACATCGAGGTCTACGGCGTCCCCGCCCCCAGGCTGCGCGAGCTGCTCTCCTCGTTCGGGCGCGTGGACACGGTGGGCGAGAGCTTCACCGTCTACAAGGTCGGCGGCCTCGACGTGTCGCTGCCGCGGCGCGAGTCGAAGATCGGCCGCGGTCACAAGGGGTTCGCGGTCACCGGCGACCCCGGCCTCTCCTGCGAGGAGGCGTTTCGCCGGCGTGACTTCACGGTCAACGCGATCGGGTGGGATCCGCTGGCCGATCGGTACGTCGATCCCTATGGCGGGCGCGTCGACCTCGAGCGACGCGTCCTGCGCGTCGTCGATCCCGACACGTTCGGCGACGACAGCCTGCGCGTGCTCCGCGCGCTGCAGTTCGCCGCGCGCTTTTCGCTGGCGATCGAGCCCGCCACCGCCGGCCTGTGCCGCGACATCGCGCTCGACGACCTGCCGAGCGAGCGAATCTGGGGAGAGGTCGAGAAGCTCCTGCTTCGTGCCGGGCGCCCGTCGATCGGCCTCGCGTACGCGCGCGATCTCGGCGTGACCGCAAAACTGCTTCCCGAACTGGACGCGCTCGCCGGATGCGAGCAGGAGCCCGAGTGGCATCCGGAAGGGGACGTCTGGGCGCACACGCTGCTCGTAGTGGACCAGGCGCGCGCCAGGATCGACGACCTCGCGCACGCGTGCAAGGTGGCGCTGATGCTGGGAGCGGTCTGCCACGATCTCGGCAAGCCGGCAACGACCGCGCACATCGACGGCCGGATTCGATCGCTCGACCACGAGGCGATGGGCGTGGCGCCGGCGTCAGCCGTCCTCGATCGCCTCAACGTCAACACGATCGACGGCTACGACGTCCGGCGGCAGGTGCTCGGCATGGTGGCGCACCACCTGAAGCCCGGTGCCTTCTACAAGGCGCGCGATACGGTGAGCGACGGCGCCTTCCGGCGGCTCGCGCAGAAGGTGGATCTGGAACTGCTCGCCCGCATGGCAAAGGCGGACTGCACGGGCCGTACGGGCCTCTTCGACTGCAGCGCGATGGACTGGTTTCTCGAACGCGCACGCGCGCTCGGCGTCGAGCACGCGCCGCCGACGCCGCTGGTTCTCGGCCGGCACCTGCTCGCGCTCGGCATGACGCCTGGGCCGGCGGTTGGTGAAATCCTGAAGCAGATCTACGAGAAGCAGCTCGACGGGGAGATCGCGACCTCCGAGGAGGGCCTCGCAGTCGCGCGGGAGCTCGTCGGACGGAAATAA